ACCTGCACTGTCCGCCTCCGCGTCACGTCTCTACCAGCTTCCTGATCAGCGCGAGCGAGTCATCAGGCTGCATGGCAGTTTCCTGAAGGTTCTTCGCAGTCATCATATAGGTGCTCACCTGATCGGGATCCTGGAGATATACGGCGCCGTCCAGCAACTCCGTGTAGCCGATGGGCTTGGCAGCATCGAACTCGAACAGGAAGAACGGCCCACTCACCGCAGCATGCGGTCCGTCTTGCGGACGGATCACCTGAATCGTCACGTTCGATCGTTCCGCCACTTCAAGGAGGTGACGGTACTGATCACGTCTGATCTCGTCATCACCAATATGGCGAAGCAAGGCCGATTCCTCGATCACGGCGTGGAAGCCGAGCGGCTGAGCGGCAGCCAGACGATCAGCCCGAGCCAACCGGAAGGACACGAAGCGCTCACTGTGATCTGGACGCACGAAACCCGTTGCCATGGTCGCCGCGCGAGCGTACTCCTCCGTCTGCAGCAGCCCAGGCAGCAGTGCGGTCTCGTAGTTGAACTCTGACTTCGCCAACCCTTCAAGTCCCACAAAGGTCTTGAACCAGTCCGGAACCACGTTCGCCCAAGGCGCCCACCAGGTACGAGCATCAGAGCTGGCGGTCAAGCTGACCAGCCGGTCGATGTCATGCCGGGGAACATCGTAGAACTCGAGCAGCGACGCGATCTCCGATGGCTGTTGCTGGTAGCGCCCCGTTTCCAAATGCGTGATCTTGGCGTGGCTGCACGCGAGAACACCGCCCGCATCCGACACAGTGCGCCCCGCTTGGATTCGGTAGCGCCGAAGTTCGTTGCCAATCAGCCATCGCAGCGCCGAGGGATCGCCACGCTCAACCACGCCTGCCTCCAATCACGCCGGAGATCCAAGTAGCCGTCCCGACCTGCACCTCTTTCGGGGGGCCAGCCAGAACGTCCACTCGATTCGGTAATCGATTAGCTAACAAGTTAGCACTACCGTTAGCCGCGTCATGGTCTGGATCACAGGGAGGTTGTCATGTCGGCGTTGCCGTTGTGGAGCGAGGAGGAGTTCGTGGCCGCTCTTCAGGAGCTCGCTCGGGAGAACGCTCCGCGGGTGTTCGCACTGTGCGAGGAGATCGGCGATCGGCAAGACGGGCACGTCGAGTACTGGGGCATGGCCTTCGACGACGGCGCCGACGTCGTCAGCGCCTCCGGCCAGCTGCGGGCCAGCTTCAAGTCCGCCGAAGCCGCGCTGGACCGGCTTTCCAGGCGGTCAAACCTGCACCTCGTCTGGGGTTGACCACGCAGAACTCCGCCGACAGCCTCCAAGCTGGAGCTCTCGGCGGAGTTCCCGCCCTCCCAGCCCAGTAGCCGAAGGGAACTGACCCACGCCAGGAGCCCGATGACATACGGTCACGCGCTCGCCAGCGCTTTCCTCTGCTGCGCTAGCCTGCTCGCGTGGTGACAGGTGAGCTGAAGAACAAGATCGACCGGTTGTGGGATGCCTTCTGGTCTGGGGGGATCTCGAATCCACTGGAGGTGATCGAGCAGATCACTTACCTCATGTTCATCCGGCGCCTTGACCAGCTTCAGCAGGTCAGGGAACGCAAGGCGAACCGTACCGCGAAACCGGTGGAGAATCCGATCTACACCGGGGACACACAGCACCTCCGTTGGTCGGTCTTCCAGAACAAGGCCCCGGAGGACATGCTGACCACACTCCGGGACGGTGTCTTCCCATGGCTTCGCAACCTCGGCGGCGACGACTCGACATACGCGCACCACATGAAGGACGCGCGGTTCACAATCACCACTCCGAACCTGCTGACGAAGGCCGTGTCGATGATCAGCGACATCGACATGGGCGACAAAGACACCAAGGGTGATCTGTACGAGTACATGCTCAGCAAGATCGCGACGGCTGGGCAGAACGGCCAGTTCCGCACGCCCCGCCACATTATCCAGCTGATGGTCGAGATGATGGCGCCTCAGCCAGGCGACGAGATCTGCGATCCGGCATGCGGTTCGGCTGGCTTCCTGGTGGCCGCCGCCGAGTACGTCGAGCGCACACACCGCGACGCGCTAATTGCTCCGGAGCAGCGAAAGCACTTCAACGAGAGCATGTTCCACGGCTTCGACTTCGACAGCACGATGCTGCGGATCGGCAGTATGAACATGCTGTTGCACTCGGTCGAGAACCCGGACATCCGGTACCGCGACTCACTTGGCGAGAACGTTGCCGACGACGCCAGCCGGTACTCAATGATCCTCGCGAACCCGCCGTTCGCAGGGAGTCTCGACTACGACGCAACTGCGAATGACCTACAGAAGGTCGTCAAGACGAAGAAGACCGAGCTGCTATTTCTCGTCCTCTTCCTGCGGCTACTCAAAAACGGTGGCCGAGCCGCGGTGATTGTGCCAGATGGGGTACTGTTCGGATCCAGCAAGGCACACAAGACCGTGCGGAAGCTACTGGTGGAGGACCACAAACTCGACGCAGTGGTCAAACTGCCCAGCGGCGTATTCAAGCCCTACGCCGGCGTGTCGACCGCGATCCTGTTCTTCACCAAGACCAATAGTGGCGGCACTGACAAGGTCTGGTTCTACGATGTCACCGCCGACGGATTTAGCCTCGACGACAAGCGCATACCACTGCTTGATTACGAGAAGCTCGGTCCGTCCGTCGATAGCACGTTGACCGACGACGAACACGCCAAGAACAACCTCCCCGACGTACTAGCCAGATGGCATCGCCGTACCGGAAGCGAACGGGAACGCGCACACTCCGAGCAAAGCTTCTGCGTCTCGAAAGAAGAGATCGCCGCGCGGGGCTATGACCTCAGCATCAACCGATACAAAGAGATCGTCCACGACGAAGCCGAACACCGGGCACCGGAAGAGATCCTGGACGAACTGGCCCGGATCGAAAGCGAGATCCAGCAGGGGATGAGCGAGCTTAAAGGGATGCTTGGATGAGACATTGGCCTACGTATCCACTCGCCGATCTTTGCGATATCTCCATTGGGCGAACACCCTCACGGAGCCGACGTGAATACTGGGGATCCGGCTATCCATGGCTTTCCATTGCCGACATGAACCAAGGAAAGTTGCTTAACACAACAAAAGAGCAAATTACACGGCTCGCAATCGACGAGACCATGGGAGAACCGACACCCGCAGGGACAGTCGTACTAAGCTTCAAACTCAGCATCGGCAAAGTCGGTATTACACAAAAGCCCCTTTACACAAATGAGGCAATTGCATCATTGCCAATTCGCAACCCTGAATCACTGAGCCCTGATTACCTCTACTGGGCACTGAAATCCACAAGAATGGGAGGTGCCGCCAATAGTGCCGTCATGGGAAAGACGCTCAACAAGAAGAGCCTTTCTCAAATTCGCATCCCAGTTCCGCCCCTCCAGGAGCAGCGCAGGATTGTGCGCCTACTAGACCAAGCAGATTCATTGCGCGCTAAGCGACACGAAGGGGTATCGCTACTCGACGAACTTGCCCAGTCGATCTTCCTTGATACGTTCGGGGACCCCCAAGTAAATCCAAAATCACTCCCAGTTCAACCACTTGGACTTGCCATCCGAGTCAAGAGTGGAAAATTTCTTCCATCCGCAGATATGAACGGCGGAGACTACCCAGTCTACGGAGGAAATGGGGTGACCGGATATCACGACAACTACATATTCGATTCTCCGCGCATA
The genomic region above belongs to Saccharopolyspora antimicrobica and contains:
- a CDS encoding helix-turn-helix domain-containing protein, whose product is MVERGDPSALRWLIGNELRRYRIQAGRTVSDAGGVLACSHAKITHLETGRYQQQPSEIASLLEFYDVPRHDIDRLVSLTASSDARTWWAPWANVVPDWFKTFVGLEGLAKSEFNYETALLPGLLQTEEYARAATMATGFVRPDHSERFVSFRLARADRLAAAQPLGFHAVIEESALLRHIGDDEIRRDQYRHLLEVAERSNVTIQVIRPQDGPHAAVSGPFFLFEFDAAKPIGYTELLDGAVYLQDPDQVSTYMMTAKNLQETAMQPDDSLALIRKLVET
- a CDS encoding type I restriction-modification system subunit M, with product MVTGELKNKIDRLWDAFWSGGISNPLEVIEQITYLMFIRRLDQLQQVRERKANRTAKPVENPIYTGDTQHLRWSVFQNKAPEDMLTTLRDGVFPWLRNLGGDDSTYAHHMKDARFTITTPNLLTKAVSMISDIDMGDKDTKGDLYEYMLSKIATAGQNGQFRTPRHIIQLMVEMMAPQPGDEICDPACGSAGFLVAAAEYVERTHRDALIAPEQRKHFNESMFHGFDFDSTMLRIGSMNMLLHSVENPDIRYRDSLGENVADDASRYSMILANPPFAGSLDYDATANDLQKVVKTKKTELLFLVLFLRLLKNGGRAAVIVPDGVLFGSSKAHKTVRKLLVEDHKLDAVVKLPSGVFKPYAGVSTAILFFTKTNSGGTDKVWFYDVTADGFSLDDKRIPLLDYEKLGPSVDSTLTDDEHAKNNLPDVLARWHRRTGSERERAHSEQSFCVSKEEIAARGYDLSINRYKEIVHDEAEHRAPEEILDELARIESEIQQGMSELKGMLG
- a CDS encoding restriction endonuclease subunit S, which gives rise to MRHWPTYPLADLCDISIGRTPSRSRREYWGSGYPWLSIADMNQGKLLNTTKEQITRLAIDETMGEPTPAGTVVLSFKLSIGKVGITQKPLYTNEAIASLPIRNPESLSPDYLYWALKSTRMGGAANSAVMGKTLNKKSLSQIRIPVPPLQEQRRIVRLLDQADSLRAKRHEGVSLLDELAQSIFLDTFGDPQVNPKSLPVQPLGLAIRVKSGKFLPSADMNGGDYPVYGGNGVTGYHDNYIFDSPRIAIGRVGVYCGSVHLTEPRSWITDNSLYVSEMTDNLHIEYLLWALRFANLNQYASRSAQPLISGAKIKDVPLLIPPVELQYEFVKAVRAAGSLQTRHQSHLAELDALFASLQHRAFRGELWTEEIAPVA